The Pseudoliparis swirei isolate HS2019 ecotype Mariana Trench chromosome 16, NWPU_hadal_v1, whole genome shotgun sequence genome includes a window with the following:
- the acbd5a gene encoding acyl-CoA-binding domain-containing protein 5A isoform X2, whose translation MEVESVRVDDDRRLTQLRFEAAVKVIKSLAPDGPFQPSNDMMLKFYSYYKQATVGSCNIPRPGFWDAVGKVKWDAWSSLGDMPKEEAMAAYVDEMKLILEGMPMSDEVEELLRVLGPFYELVDEKKKITQISDLSTGLGTVVSSMPSKSISKSIAKSIVRTMEMNGTLETRPARLKSAEESHEEEEEEEEEEEEEEEEETEVVIREVRKDKKSTTKKKGSSRRHKAPLMNGKVADGVTHLTNGNHSTAAAAAHNGVSREASLGDALLNGHRADPAGDASGPSPPASDSDSEVYCDSVDQFGQEENSEHNRSLDELDEEENRVRPALEEPPADVHGAPRGVVCGGEDGEDGGAMSQRRRLNEDRPDSSSGRRGRGSHGGGSGSLMPAYGGGDGDGDPWEGAETPGGSLNEQIVVVLARLQEDMQSVLQRLQTLEALTASQARSVSLPPTLGRKRSQKPSWWPFDISPTSLAFAVIWPFVVQWLIRLFLQRRRRRIN comes from the exons ATGGAGGTGGAGAGCGTCCGAGTGGACGACGACAGGCGTCTGACCCAGCTGAGGTTCGAGGCCGCGGTCAAAGTGATCAAGAGCCTGGCCCCGGATG GTCCCTTCCAGCCCTCCAATGACATGATGCTCAAGTTCTACAGCTACTATAAACAAGCCACTGTGGGCTCCTGCAATATACCCCGGCCCGGCTTCTGGGACGCGGTTGGCAAAGTGAAATG gGATGCATGGAGTTCTCTTGGAGACATGCCAAAAGAAGAAGCAATGGCCGCCTACGTTGATGAAATGAAGCTG ATCCTGGAGGGGATGCCCATGTCGgacgaggtggaggagctgctgcgcGTCCTCGGCCCGTTCTACGAGCTGGTCGACGAGAAGAAAAAGATCACGCAGATATCGGACCTGAGCACAG GGTTGGGCACGGTGGTGAGTTCAATGCCTTCGAAGAGCATCTCCAAGAGCATCGCCAAGAGCATCGTCAGAACGATGGAGATGAACGGCACCCTGGAGACTCGTCCTGCCCGGCTGAAGTCAGCAGAAGAAtcacatgaagaggaggaggaggaggaggaggaagaggaggaagaagaagaggaggagacagaagtaGTGATACGGGAGGTCAGAAAAG ATAAGAAATCCACAACAAAGAAGAAGGGTTCATCCAGGAGACACAAAGCGCCCCTAATGAACGGCAAAGTGGCCGACGGGGTCACCCACCTGACCAACGGCAACCATTccacggccgccgccgccgcgcacaACGGCGTCTCCCGGGAGGCGTCGCTCGGAGACGCCCTGCTCAACGGTCACCGCGCGG ATCCCGCTGGCGACGCGTCCGGTCCGAGCCCCCCGGCCAGCGACTCAGACAGCGAAGTCTACTGTGACTCTGTGGACCAGTTCGGCCAAGAAGAG aacTCGGAGCACAACCGCTCTCTGGACGAGCTGGACGAAGAGGAGAACCGCGTGCGGCCGGCTCTGGAGGAGCCGCCGGCGGACGTTCACGGTGCACCGCGAGGCGTCGTGTGcggaggagaggacggagaggacggcgGAGCGATGTCACAGAGACGGAGGCTGAACGAAGACCGGCCCGACAGCTCGTCGGGCCGCAGAGGACGGG GTTCTCATGGCGGCGGCTCTGGATCTCTGATGCCCGCGTACGGGGGCGGAGATGGGGACGGGGACCCCTGGGAAGGAGCTGAGACGCCCGGGGGGAGCCTGAATGAGCAGATCGTGGTGGTGCTGGCCCGACTGCAGGAGGACATGCAGAGCGTCCTGCAGAGGCTGCAGACCCTGGAGGCTCTGACCGCCAGCCAG GCCAGATCAGTGTCTCTGCCTCCAACCCTGGGGAGAAAGAGGAGTCAG AAACCGTCCTGGTGGCCTTTCGACATTTCTCCGACCAGTTTGGCCTTCGCGGTCATTTGGCCGTTCGTGGTCCAGTGGCTTATTCGCCTGTtcctgcagaggaggagaag GCGGATCAACTGA
- the acbd5a gene encoding acyl-CoA-binding domain-containing protein 5A isoform X1: MEVESVRVDDDRRLTQLRFEAAVKVIKSLAPDGPFQPSNDMMLKFYSYYKQATVGSCNIPRPGFWDAVGKVKWDAWSSLGDMPKEEAMAAYVDEMKLILEGMPMSDEVEELLRVLGPFYELVDEKKKITQISDLSTARLTQFARQLEGLGTVVSSMPSKSISKSIAKSIVRTMEMNGTLETRPARLKSAEESHEEEEEEEEEEEEEEEEETEVVIREVRKDKKSTTKKKGSSRRHKAPLMNGKVADGVTHLTNGNHSTAAAAAHNGVSREASLGDALLNGHRADPAGDASGPSPPASDSDSEVYCDSVDQFGQEENSEHNRSLDELDEEENRVRPALEEPPADVHGAPRGVVCGGEDGEDGGAMSQRRRLNEDRPDSSSGRRGRGSHGGGSGSLMPAYGGGDGDGDPWEGAETPGGSLNEQIVVVLARLQEDMQSVLQRLQTLEALTASQARSVSLPPTLGRKRSQKPSWWPFDISPTSLAFAVIWPFVVQWLIRLFLQRRRRRIN; the protein is encoded by the exons ATGGAGGTGGAGAGCGTCCGAGTGGACGACGACAGGCGTCTGACCCAGCTGAGGTTCGAGGCCGCGGTCAAAGTGATCAAGAGCCTGGCCCCGGATG GTCCCTTCCAGCCCTCCAATGACATGATGCTCAAGTTCTACAGCTACTATAAACAAGCCACTGTGGGCTCCTGCAATATACCCCGGCCCGGCTTCTGGGACGCGGTTGGCAAAGTGAAATG gGATGCATGGAGTTCTCTTGGAGACATGCCAAAAGAAGAAGCAATGGCCGCCTACGTTGATGAAATGAAGCTG ATCCTGGAGGGGATGCCCATGTCGgacgaggtggaggagctgctgcgcGTCCTCGGCCCGTTCTACGAGCTGGTCGACGAGAAGAAAAAGATCACGCAGATATCGGACCTGAGCACAG CTCGTTTGACACAGTTTGCTAGGCAACTGGAAG GGTTGGGCACGGTGGTGAGTTCAATGCCTTCGAAGAGCATCTCCAAGAGCATCGCCAAGAGCATCGTCAGAACGATGGAGATGAACGGCACCCTGGAGACTCGTCCTGCCCGGCTGAAGTCAGCAGAAGAAtcacatgaagaggaggaggaggaggaggaggaagaggaggaagaagaagaggaggagacagaagtaGTGATACGGGAGGTCAGAAAAG ATAAGAAATCCACAACAAAGAAGAAGGGTTCATCCAGGAGACACAAAGCGCCCCTAATGAACGGCAAAGTGGCCGACGGGGTCACCCACCTGACCAACGGCAACCATTccacggccgccgccgccgcgcacaACGGCGTCTCCCGGGAGGCGTCGCTCGGAGACGCCCTGCTCAACGGTCACCGCGCGG ATCCCGCTGGCGACGCGTCCGGTCCGAGCCCCCCGGCCAGCGACTCAGACAGCGAAGTCTACTGTGACTCTGTGGACCAGTTCGGCCAAGAAGAG aacTCGGAGCACAACCGCTCTCTGGACGAGCTGGACGAAGAGGAGAACCGCGTGCGGCCGGCTCTGGAGGAGCCGCCGGCGGACGTTCACGGTGCACCGCGAGGCGTCGTGTGcggaggagaggacggagaggacggcgGAGCGATGTCACAGAGACGGAGGCTGAACGAAGACCGGCCCGACAGCTCGTCGGGCCGCAGAGGACGGG GTTCTCATGGCGGCGGCTCTGGATCTCTGATGCCCGCGTACGGGGGCGGAGATGGGGACGGGGACCCCTGGGAAGGAGCTGAGACGCCCGGGGGGAGCCTGAATGAGCAGATCGTGGTGGTGCTGGCCCGACTGCAGGAGGACATGCAGAGCGTCCTGCAGAGGCTGCAGACCCTGGAGGCTCTGACCGCCAGCCAG GCCAGATCAGTGTCTCTGCCTCCAACCCTGGGGAGAAAGAGGAGTCAG AAACCGTCCTGGTGGCCTTTCGACATTTCTCCGACCAGTTTGGCCTTCGCGGTCATTTGGCCGTTCGTGGTCCAGTGGCTTATTCGCCTGTtcctgcagaggaggagaag GCGGATCAACTGA
- the mastl gene encoding serine/threonine-protein kinase greatwall isoform X1 — MDAGEKLDSGTNDKCVHVPQPPSIEDFTVLKPISRGAFGKVYLARKKCNSRLYAIKMMKKADMVDKNMTGQMKAERDALALSKSPFVVHLFYSLQTATKIYLVMEYLIGGDVKSLLHIFGYFDQDMSVKYISEVALALDYLHRHGIIHRDLKPDNMLISNKGHIKLTDFGLSKVKLDHELSLMDILTTPSLAKPTKDYFRTPGQVLSLISNIGFNSPAGEGKRHCSASSVFSPKSCGKMKHKNSSLGSPLLKKKDQQYSPVPWKMGPNKMMFSPHSLATNLTPSLLKTRKRFETMSAGSTTDTEGGISPLWECELKENEPANGQKGRQPSESKGPDRACAPTKPASFGFSDKSSGVLPDPEKGSRAIDPESVSTAPGESCSSASSAKRKFSDVEGSPEFLELQAKKSNAASTGRCEDPGETATFHTGLTGTFSTVRIDGFVASEGSAECRIPKRSSPIVVTKSPFADPEEPPEDVFEDGAKGPSHSSFTSPLTGNTDICRSLSLDSDGSAHETSLAVDGSASPPPGERSKSRKSEPDGSKDWSICDSLPPTKSETPKFGTFGGGGSQCSFLNRLPEHGAAQSPSFLKPRNVVVFRSYCSSINRSSVSGASRLSGGSVGAMDVSAAAAQHSSIATPVQKRPSSNGSLCQTPQATSTSHTPFRTPKSVRRGALPVVGAHILGTPDYLAPELLLGKAHGSRQCDCMVDWWALGVCLFEFLTGVPPFNDETPQLVFQNILNRDVPWPEEEEELSVNSRNAIEILLTMDMTQRAGLKELRRHPLFEGLDWDDQQNQTMPFIPQPENDTDTSYFEARNQAQHIAMSGFSL, encoded by the exons ATGGACGCAGGTGAAAAGCTCGACTCCGGTACCAACGAtaagtgtgtgcatgttccTCAACCGCCTTCAATCGAGGATTTCACCGTTTTGAAGCCCATCAGCCGCGGAGCTTTTGGCAAAGTCTACCTTGCACGGAAGAAGTGCAATTCGCGATTGTATGCCATTAAG aTGATGAAGAAAGCGGACATGGTTGACAAAAACATGACGGGCCAGATGAAGGCAGAGAGAGATGCGCTTGCTTTGAGCAAAAGCCCCTTCGTGGTTCACCTGTTTTACTCCCTTCAGACAGCCACCAAGATCTACCTG GTAATGGAATACCTCATTGGTGGAGATGTCAAATCTCTACTTCACATCTTTGGGTATTTCGACCAGGATATGTCTGTAAAATACATTTCCGAAGTTGCGTTGGCTTTGGACTACCTCCACCGCCACGGAATAATCCACAG GGACTTGAAGCCGGACAACATGCTTATATCCAACAAAGGTCACATCAAACTGACAGACTTCGGCCTCTCTAAAGTCAAGCTTGACCACG AGCTGAGCCTTATGGATATCCTAACCACGCCATCTTTGGCGAAACCTACAAAGGATTACTTCCGCACCCCGGGTCAAGTCCTCTCTCTAATCAGCAACATTGGATTT AATTCACCAGCGGGAGAAGGCAAGCGTCACTGCAGCGCATCCTCTGTGTTTAGCCCCAAGTCCTGTGGCAAAATGAAACACAAGAATAGCTCTCTCGGATCTCCCttgttgaagaaaaaagatcagCAGTACTCTCCGGTTCCTTGGAAAATGG GACCCAACAAAATGATGTTCAGCCCTCACAGCCTGGCTACAAATCTGACCCCCTCACTGCTGAAGACCAGGAAGAGGTTTGAGACGATGAGCGCGGGCAGCACCACCGACACCGAAGGTGGCATCAGTCCACTGTGGGAGTGTGAGCTG AAAGAAAACGAACCCGCTAACGGCCAGAAGGGGAGACAGCCTTCCGAGTCCAAAGGGCCTGACCGGGCGTGTGCGCCCACGAAGCCGGCCTCCTTTGGCTTCTCCGACAAGTCCAGCGGCGTTCTCCCGGACCCAGAGAAGGGGTCTCGCGCCATCGACCCGGAGTCCGTTTCCACCGCTCCGGGTGAAAGCTGTTCCTCCGCCTCGTCTGCGAAGAGGAAATTCTCTGACGTTGAGGGAAGCCCCGAGTTTTTGGAGCTCCAAGCCAAGAAGAGCAACGCGGCTTCTACGGGACGCTGCGAGGATCCGGGAGAGACGGCGACGTTCCACACCGGCCTGACGGGGACGTTTTCCACCGTCCGCATCGACGGCTTCGTGGCCTCTGAGGGGTCGGCGGAATGCCGAATCCCGAAGCGCTCCAGCCCCATCGTCGTGACCAAAAGCCCGTTCGCCGACCCGGAGGAGCCGCCGGAGGACGTGTTCGAAGACGGCGCCAAAGGCCCGTCTCACTCGAGTTTCACGTCGCCGCTCACCGGGAACACCGACATCTGCCGGAGCCTGAGCCTCGACTCCGACGGGTCGGCGCACGAAACGTCGCTCGCCGTCGACGGCAGCGCGTCTCCCCCGCCGGGCGAGCGTTCCAAAAGCAGGAAGTCGGAGCCCGATGGGAGCAAAGACTGGTCCATCTGCGATTCGCTCCCACCGACAAAGTCCGAAACACCGAAATTCGGCACCTTCGGCGGGGGAGGGTCTCAGTGCTCCTTCCTCAACCGGCTCCCCGAGCACGGCGCCGCACAGTCGCCCTCGTTCCTCAAGCCGCGGAACGTCGTGGTTTTCCGCAGCTACTGCAGCTCCATCAACCGCTCCAGCGTGTCGGGGGCGTCCCGACTCAGCGGCGGCTCCGTCGGCGCCATGGACGTCTCCGCCGCGGCTGCTCAGCACTCGAGCATCGCGACGCCGGTGCAGAAGAGGCCGAGCTCCAACGGCTCCCTGTGTCAG ACTCCTCAGGCCACGTCGACCTCTCACACGCCCTTCAGGACCCCAAAGAGCGTCCGGCGGGGGGCTCTGCCCGTCGTGGGCGCCCACATTTTAGGAACCCCCGACTATTTGGCTCCCGAGCTCCTGCTGGGAAAAGCACACG GAAGTCGTCAGTGTG ACTGCATGGTGGACTGGTGGGCGCTTGGTGTGTGTCTTTTCGAGTTCCTCACAGGCGTGCCACCGTTCAACGACGAGACGCCTCAGCTGGTCTTCCAGAACATTCTCAACAGAG ATGTTCCCtggcctgaggaagaggaggaactgTCCGTAAACTCGAGGAATGCGATTGAAATTCTCCTGACCATGGACATGACGCAGCGAGCCGGTCTGAAGG AACTCCGGCGCCACCCGTTGTTCGAGGGCTTGGACTGGGACGACCAGCAGAACCAGACGATGCCGTTCATTCCGCAGCCGGAGAACGACACCGACACCTCGTACTTCGAGGCGAGAAACCAGGCTCAGCACATCGCCATGTCGGGCTTCAGCCTgtag
- the mastl gene encoding serine/threonine-protein kinase greatwall isoform X2 → MDAGEKLDSGTNDKCVHVPQPPSIEDFTVLKPISRGAFGKVYLARKKCNSRLYAIKMMKKADMVDKNMTGQMKAERDALALSKSPFVVHLFYSLQTATKIYLVMEYLIGGDVKSLLHIFGYFDQDMSVKYISEVALALDYLHRHGIIHRDLKPDNMLISNKGHIKLTDFGLSKVKLDHELSLMDILTTPSLAKPTKDYFRTPGQVLSLISNIGFNSPAGEGKRHCSASSVFSPKSCGKMKHKNSSLGSPLLKKKDQQYSPVPWKMGPNKMMFSPHSLATNLTPSLLKTRKRFETMSAGSTTDTEGGISPLWECELKENEPANGQKGRQPSESKGPDRACAPTKPASFGFSDKSSGVLPDPEKGSRAIDPESVSTAPGESCSSASSAKRKFSDVEGSPEFLELQAKKSNAASTGRCEDPGETATFHTGLTGTFSTVRIDGFVASEGSAECRIPKRSSPIVVTKSPFADPEEPPEDVFEDGAKGPSHSSFTSPLTGNTDICRSLSLDSDGSAHETSLAVDGSASPPPGERSKSRKSEPDGSKDWSICDSLPPTKSETPKFGTFGGGGSQCSFLNRLPEHGAAQSPSFLKPRNVVVFRSYCSSINRSSVSGASRLSGGSVGAMDVSAAAAQHSSIATPVQKRPSSNGSLCQTPQATSTSHTPFRTPKSVRRGALPVVGAHILGTPDYLAPELLLGKAHDCMVDWWALGVCLFEFLTGVPPFNDETPQLVFQNILNRDVPWPEEEEELSVNSRNAIEILLTMDMTQRAGLKELRRHPLFEGLDWDDQQNQTMPFIPQPENDTDTSYFEARNQAQHIAMSGFSL, encoded by the exons ATGGACGCAGGTGAAAAGCTCGACTCCGGTACCAACGAtaagtgtgtgcatgttccTCAACCGCCTTCAATCGAGGATTTCACCGTTTTGAAGCCCATCAGCCGCGGAGCTTTTGGCAAAGTCTACCTTGCACGGAAGAAGTGCAATTCGCGATTGTATGCCATTAAG aTGATGAAGAAAGCGGACATGGTTGACAAAAACATGACGGGCCAGATGAAGGCAGAGAGAGATGCGCTTGCTTTGAGCAAAAGCCCCTTCGTGGTTCACCTGTTTTACTCCCTTCAGACAGCCACCAAGATCTACCTG GTAATGGAATACCTCATTGGTGGAGATGTCAAATCTCTACTTCACATCTTTGGGTATTTCGACCAGGATATGTCTGTAAAATACATTTCCGAAGTTGCGTTGGCTTTGGACTACCTCCACCGCCACGGAATAATCCACAG GGACTTGAAGCCGGACAACATGCTTATATCCAACAAAGGTCACATCAAACTGACAGACTTCGGCCTCTCTAAAGTCAAGCTTGACCACG AGCTGAGCCTTATGGATATCCTAACCACGCCATCTTTGGCGAAACCTACAAAGGATTACTTCCGCACCCCGGGTCAAGTCCTCTCTCTAATCAGCAACATTGGATTT AATTCACCAGCGGGAGAAGGCAAGCGTCACTGCAGCGCATCCTCTGTGTTTAGCCCCAAGTCCTGTGGCAAAATGAAACACAAGAATAGCTCTCTCGGATCTCCCttgttgaagaaaaaagatcagCAGTACTCTCCGGTTCCTTGGAAAATGG GACCCAACAAAATGATGTTCAGCCCTCACAGCCTGGCTACAAATCTGACCCCCTCACTGCTGAAGACCAGGAAGAGGTTTGAGACGATGAGCGCGGGCAGCACCACCGACACCGAAGGTGGCATCAGTCCACTGTGGGAGTGTGAGCTG AAAGAAAACGAACCCGCTAACGGCCAGAAGGGGAGACAGCCTTCCGAGTCCAAAGGGCCTGACCGGGCGTGTGCGCCCACGAAGCCGGCCTCCTTTGGCTTCTCCGACAAGTCCAGCGGCGTTCTCCCGGACCCAGAGAAGGGGTCTCGCGCCATCGACCCGGAGTCCGTTTCCACCGCTCCGGGTGAAAGCTGTTCCTCCGCCTCGTCTGCGAAGAGGAAATTCTCTGACGTTGAGGGAAGCCCCGAGTTTTTGGAGCTCCAAGCCAAGAAGAGCAACGCGGCTTCTACGGGACGCTGCGAGGATCCGGGAGAGACGGCGACGTTCCACACCGGCCTGACGGGGACGTTTTCCACCGTCCGCATCGACGGCTTCGTGGCCTCTGAGGGGTCGGCGGAATGCCGAATCCCGAAGCGCTCCAGCCCCATCGTCGTGACCAAAAGCCCGTTCGCCGACCCGGAGGAGCCGCCGGAGGACGTGTTCGAAGACGGCGCCAAAGGCCCGTCTCACTCGAGTTTCACGTCGCCGCTCACCGGGAACACCGACATCTGCCGGAGCCTGAGCCTCGACTCCGACGGGTCGGCGCACGAAACGTCGCTCGCCGTCGACGGCAGCGCGTCTCCCCCGCCGGGCGAGCGTTCCAAAAGCAGGAAGTCGGAGCCCGATGGGAGCAAAGACTGGTCCATCTGCGATTCGCTCCCACCGACAAAGTCCGAAACACCGAAATTCGGCACCTTCGGCGGGGGAGGGTCTCAGTGCTCCTTCCTCAACCGGCTCCCCGAGCACGGCGCCGCACAGTCGCCCTCGTTCCTCAAGCCGCGGAACGTCGTGGTTTTCCGCAGCTACTGCAGCTCCATCAACCGCTCCAGCGTGTCGGGGGCGTCCCGACTCAGCGGCGGCTCCGTCGGCGCCATGGACGTCTCCGCCGCGGCTGCTCAGCACTCGAGCATCGCGACGCCGGTGCAGAAGAGGCCGAGCTCCAACGGCTCCCTGTGTCAG ACTCCTCAGGCCACGTCGACCTCTCACACGCCCTTCAGGACCCCAAAGAGCGTCCGGCGGGGGGCTCTGCCCGTCGTGGGCGCCCACATTTTAGGAACCCCCGACTATTTGGCTCCCGAGCTCCTGCTGGGAAAAGCACACG ACTGCATGGTGGACTGGTGGGCGCTTGGTGTGTGTCTTTTCGAGTTCCTCACAGGCGTGCCACCGTTCAACGACGAGACGCCTCAGCTGGTCTTCCAGAACATTCTCAACAGAG ATGTTCCCtggcctgaggaagaggaggaactgTCCGTAAACTCGAGGAATGCGATTGAAATTCTCCTGACCATGGACATGACGCAGCGAGCCGGTCTGAAGG AACTCCGGCGCCACCCGTTGTTCGAGGGCTTGGACTGGGACGACCAGCAGAACCAGACGATGCCGTTCATTCCGCAGCCGGAGAACGACACCGACACCTCGTACTTCGAGGCGAGAAACCAGGCTCAGCACATCGCCATGTCGGGCTTCAGCCTgtag